Proteins co-encoded in one Medicago truncatula cultivar Jemalong A17 chromosome 8, MtrunA17r5.0-ANR, whole genome shotgun sequence genomic window:
- the LOC25501824 gene encoding uncharacterized protein, translating into MVKVATYFGMSLAAFVFWQSMDKVHVWIALHQDEKQERLEKEAEIRRVREQLIREQASQKDSSY; encoded by the exons ATGGTGAAGGTTGCAACGTACTTTGGAATGTCCTTGGCAGCTTTCGTTTTCTGGCAATCCATGGACAAAGTCCATGTCTGGATCGCTCTTCATCAGGACGAAAAG CAAGAGAGGTTGGAGAAGGAAGCGGAGATCAGAAGGGTCAGAGAACAATTAATTCGGGAGCAAGCCAGTCAGAAGGATTCTTCATATTGA